From a single Nothobranchius furzeri strain GRZ-AD chromosome 9, NfurGRZ-RIMD1, whole genome shotgun sequence genomic region:
- the rhcga gene encoding rh family, C glycoprotein a, with protein MGNCCESMGPQKNTYIRISLPAVCFVWQIAMVLLFGIFIRYNEEADAHWVEHKQQHNLTDIDNDFYFRYPSFQDVHVMIFVGFGFLMTFLKRYSFGGVGFNFLIAAFGLQWALLMQGWFHSLDQDTGKIYIGIENLINADFCVAGCLIAYGALLGKVSPVQLMVVTLFGITLYAVEEYIILNLLHCRDAGGSMVIHCFGGYYGLAISWVLYRPNLHQSKHNEGSVYHSDVFAMIGTLFLWMFWPSFNSAITNHGDGQHRAVINTYIALAASVVTAVAISSMFHSKGKLDMVHIQNATLAGGVAMGTSAEFMISPYGALIVGFFMGIISTFGYVIVTPFLAKSLKLQDTCGVHNLHAVPGMLGGFIAAIVAAFASDSVYSHQGLINTFDLTGEYASRTMSTQGGYQAAGTCVAMAFGLIGGAIVGLILKLPIWGDPADDNCFDDEAYWELPEEEEETIAPVLEYNNHMIQKHQDIAESNFSMEEC; from the exons ATGGGGAACTGTTGTGAAAGCATGGGCCCACAGAAGAACACCTACATCCGCATCAGCCTGCCGGCCGTCTGCTTCGTCTGGCAGATCGCCATGGTCCTCCTGTTTGGGATTTTCATCCGCTACAACGAAGAGGCAGATGCCCACTGGGTCGAGCACAAGCAGCAACACAACCTCACTGACATTGACAATGATTTCTACTTCAGGTATCCCA GTTTCCAGGATGTCCATGTCATGATCTTTGTTGGATTTGGTTTCCTCATGACCTTTCTGAAACGCTACAGCTTTGGCGGGGTGGGCTTCAACTTCCTGATCGCTGCTTTCGGTCTGCAATGGGCTCTTCTCATGCAAGGCTGGTTCCATTCCCTCGATCAAGACACTGGAAAAATCTACATCGGGATTGAGAA CCTCATTAATGCAGACTTCTGCGTGGCTGGCTGCCTGATCGCCTACGGGGCCCTCCTGGGTAAAGTGAGTCCGGTCCAGCTGATGGTTGTCACACTGTTTGGAATCACCCTGTATGCTGTGGAAGAATATATCATTCTTAACCTCCTCCAT TGCAGAGACGCTGGTGGCTCCATGGTCATTCACTGCTTTGGAGGTTATTATGGTTTGGCCATCTCCTGGGTGCTCTACCGACCAAACTTACACCAAAGTAAACACAACGAGGGGTCCGTCTACCACTCAGATGTGTTTGCAATGATTG GCACGCTGTTCCTGTGGATGTTCTGGCCCAGTTTCAACTCAGCCATCACTAACCACGGTGACGGTCAGCACAGAGCGGTCATCAACACCTACATCGCCCTCGCCGCCTCTGTTGTCACTGCTGTGGCCATCTCCAGCATGTTTCACAGCAAGGGAAAACTGGACATG GTACATATCCAGAATGCCACTCTGGCAGGTGGTGTTGCCATGGGAACATCAGCAGAGTTCATGATTTCTCCTTACGGTGCACTCATCGTGGGTTTCTTCATGGGCATCATCTCCACCTTTGGCTACGTGATTGTCACA CCCTTTTTAGCAAAATCTCTGAAGCTGCAGGATACGTGTGGTGTTCACAACCTGCACGCCGTGCCAGGGATGCTCGGAGGCTTTATCGCCGCCATCGTCGCTGCATTTGCATCTGATTCAGTCTACAGCCACCAGGG GCTGATCAACACATTCGATCTTACGGGCGAGTATGCAAGCAGGACCATGTCGACGCAGGGGGGCTATCAAGCAGCTGGTACCTGTGTGGCAATGGCTTTTGGACTAATTGGAGGAGCGATTGTCG GTCTCATCCTGAAGTTGCCCATCTGGGGCGATCCTGCTGATGACAACTGCTTTGATGATGAAGCTTACTGGGAG CTccctgaagaagaggaggagaccaTTGCTCCAGTTTTGGAGTACAACAACCACATGATACAAAAGCACCAAGACAT AGCCGAGTCAAACTTCTCCATGGAGGAATGCTAG